A portion of the Manihot esculenta cultivar AM560-2 chromosome 2, M.esculenta_v8, whole genome shotgun sequence genome contains these proteins:
- the LOC110609421 gene encoding transcription factor DIVARICATA, whose amino-acid sequence MKWEMEVLSPASYHSSTNWLIEESKSAKWTPAENKIFENALAVYDKDTPDRWHRVAAMLPGKTVGDVIKQYRELEVDVSNIEAGLIPIPGYRTSPFTLDWSSSNSYDGFKQSYAGGKRPSFGRTADQERKKGVPWTEEEHKLFLMGLKKYGKGDWRNISRNFVVTRTPTQVASHAQKYFIRQLSGGKDKRRASIHDITTVNLNDMRTHSPDCKRPPSPDQSTVLSQQSNAVAMPRTHFQWNEHNTGATMAFNATHGNVFMPSPYGINPYGLKMQAHNLHRGAVRESCFGPQIAFQMQSAQHYPYG is encoded by the exons ATGAAGTGGGAAATGGAAGTTCTTTCACCTGCGTCGTATCATTCAAGCACAAATTGGCTAATAGAAGAGAGCAAGAGCGCCAAATGGACTCCAGCGGAGAACAAGATTTTTGAGAATGCTCTTGCAGTCTACGATAAGGACACACCTGATAGATGGCATAGAGTTGCTGCTATGCTCCCTGGGAAAACTGTAGGCGATGTCATAAAGCAGTACAGGGAATTAGAAGTTGATGTTAGCAATATAGAGGCAGGGCTCATTCCAATTCCTGGATACAGAACCTCTCCCTTCACATTGGATTGGTCTAGCAGTAATAGCTATGATGGGTTCAAACAATCTTATGCTGGTGGGAAGAGACCTTCTTTTGGTCGGACTGCTGATCAGGAGAGAAAGAAAGGAGTTCCATGGACAGAGGAGGAGCACAA GCTGTTCCTGATGGGCTTGAAGAAGTATGGCAAAGGAGACTGGAGAAACATATCCCGTAATTTTGTGGTAACAAGAACACCAACACAAGTGGCTAGTCATGCACAGAAGTATTTTATCAGGCAGCTGTCAGGAGGAAAAGATAAGAGAAGAGCTAGCATCCATGACATAACAACTGTCAACCTTAACGACATGAGAACTCATTCACCTGACTGTAAAAGACCACCTTCACCTGATCAATCTACTGTGCTTTCTCAGCAGTCCAATGCTGTTGCCATGCCCAGAACACATTTTCAATGGAATGAACACAATACTGGAGCAACCATGGCTTTCAATGCAACACATGGGAATGTGTTCATGCCTTCTCCTTATGGAATTAACCCATATGGGCTTAAAATGCAAGCTCACAATCTGCACAGAGGTGCTGTTCGTGAATCTTGCTTCGGACCACAAATAGCTTTTCAGATGCAATCTGCACAGCACTACCCTTATGGATGA
- the LOC110608534 gene encoding laccase-4, protein MEITQWIRLLVLVACLQLFPAPVKCMVRHYKFNVVMKNTSRLCSSKPIVTVNGKFPGPTLVAREDDTVLVKVVNHVKYNVSIHWHGIRQLRTGWADGPAYITQCPIQPGQNFVYNFTITGQRGTLWWHAHILWLRATVHGAIVILPKRGVPYPFPTPHKEEIIILGEWWKSDVEAVINEAMKSGLAPNVSDAHIINGHPGPVPSCPSQGGFTLPVQSSKTYMLRIINAALNEELFFKIAGHQLTVVEVDAAYVKPFKTDTILIAPGQTTNVLLTADRSSGKYLVAASPFMDAPIAVDNVTAIATLHYSGTLSNAATTLTVPPPQNATPIATNFSNALRSLNSKKYPAKVPLKIDHSLFFTVGLGVNPCSTCVNGSRVVADINNVTFVMPKISLLQAHFFNISGVFTEDFPGNPPIPYNYTGTQPTNFQTMNGTKVYRLAYKSTVQLVLQDTGMIAPENHPVHLHGFNFFQVGRGIGNFNPKKDPKNFNLVDPVERNTIGVPSGGWTAIRFTADNPGVWFMHCHLEVHTTWGLKMAFVVDNGKGPNESLLPPPPDLPKC, encoded by the exons ATGGAGATAACACAATGGATTCGGCTTCTAGTTCTGGTGGCCTGCCTGCAGCTTTTTCCTGCTCCGGTGAAGTGCATGGTTAGACACTACAAGTTCAAT GTGGTGATGAAAAACACAAGCAGATTATGTTCAAGTAAGCCAATTGTTACTGTGAATGGGAAGTTCCCTGGACCCACTCTAGTTGCCAGAGAGGATGACACTGTGCTTGTGAAGGTGGTCAACCATGTCAAATACAATGTTAGCATCCATTG GCATGGGATTAGACAATTGAGAACTGGGTGGGCAGATGGTCCAGCATATATAACACAGTGCCCAATCCAGCCAGGACAGAACTTTGTGTACAATTTTACCATTACTGGTCAAAGGGGCACCCTGTGGTGGCATGCACATATCCTCTGGCTCAGAGCCACTGTCCATGGTGCCATCGTTATCTTGCCCAAGCGTGGAGTTCCCTATCCATTTCCCACACCTCATAAGGAAGAGATCATTATTCTAG GTGAATGGTGGAAATCAGACGTTGAAGCTGTGATCAATGAAGCTATGAAGTCTGGGTTGGCACCGAATGTTTCAGATGCTCACATCATCAATGGCCATCCAGGACCTGTCCCATCTTGCCCTTcacaag GAGGATTTACCTTACCAGTGCAATCTAGCAAAACTTACATGCTTCGGATCATCAACGCTGCACTTAATGAAGAGCTTTTCTTTAAGATTGCTGGCCACCAACTCACAGTTGTTGAAGTTGATGCTGCCTATGTGAAACCTTTCAAAACTGACACAATCCTTATAGCCCCAGGCCAAACCACTAACGTTCTTTTAACCGCAGATCGCAGCTCCGGCAAGTACCTAGTTGCAGCCTCCCCCTTCATGGATGCTCCCATTGCTGTAGACAACGTAACCGCCATTGCCACCTTACATTATTCAGGTACCCTTTCTAATGCAGCCACCACCCTCACAGTCCCACCACCTCAAAATGCCACCCCAATAGCAACAAACTTCAGTAATGCTCTACGTAGTCTGAACTCAAAAAAGTATCCTGCTAAAGTCCCATTGAAGATTGATCATTCTCTTTTCTTCACTGTTGGGCTTGGAGTGAACCCTTGCTCTACTTGTGTAAATGGTAGCCGAGTTGTGGCGGATATTAATAACGTAACCTTCGTTATGCCAAAAATTTCTCTACTTCAAGCCCATTTCTTCAATATTAGTGGAGTTTTCACTGAGGATTTCCCTGGCAACCCACCGATTCCATATAACTATACAGGGACACAACCAACCAACTTTCAAACCATGAATGGGACAAAGGTTTATAGACTTGCTTACAAGTCAACAGTGCAGCTAGTTTTACAAGATACTGGGATGATTGCCCCAGAAAACCACCCAGTCCATTTGCATGGCTTCAATTTCTTTCAAGTTGGGAGAGGAATAGGTAACTTCAATCCCAAGAAAGACCCAAAAAACTTCAATCTTGTTGATCCTGTGGAGAGGAACACTATTGGGGTTCCTTCTGGTGGATGGACAGCTATAAGATTCACAGCAGATAATCCAG GGGTGTGGTTCATGCACTGCCATTTGGAAGTTCATACAACATGGGGATTAAAGATGGCATTTGTTGTTGATAATGGAAAAGGCCCCAACGAATCTCTACTGCCTCCTCCTCCTGATCTACCCAAGTGTTAG